From the genome of Variovorax sp. RA8, one region includes:
- a CDS encoding glycosyltransferase family 87 protein, whose translation MKILIVVAAATLLSCLLLIALWRLQPGIPGLPRSAQSQRLAGVWRAWLMLLLSGLVVSALVTLSVGEPRESSLGYLRFVLSFHNGDDSWMPMLRASAFLREHPDQLLYQSVFFGQHVKFQYPLTALVPLDLPQRLLGLEPETVVVIFKILSRLSLIAIAAVFLRLFMGAVQWPSRPGEPPALPAISRGTLAALSLLSVVLFYPLLRSEYHGQIQTAMTLAAGLSLLAWQRGQPHLSGLMMALCCIIKPQWIIVVLWAALRRQWSFAWTATWITGAFGLVAIAFYGLPNVLDYIPVVSFLGQHGESYFINQSVNGLVNRLLFNGVNLEGAGRIWSGTDFPPFHPTVYLATTLSSALILGLALFWRVRKQPTAVDLSLVMLSLTVASPIAWDHHYGVLLHIFAVLFPVALRRQPFGAATPALLWLAFLLSSESFVGVTNLLAGTTWNVLQSYQFFGAMLVLGLLYRLSWQEQQSRAGMGFGVLAGLGRTA comes from the coding sequence ATGAAGATCCTGATCGTGGTCGCGGCTGCGACCCTGCTTTCCTGCCTGCTGCTGATCGCGCTGTGGCGCCTGCAGCCGGGCATTCCGGGCCTGCCGCGCTCGGCCCAGTCCCAGCGCCTCGCGGGGGTGTGGCGGGCGTGGCTGATGTTGCTGTTGAGCGGGCTCGTCGTGAGCGCGCTGGTCACGCTCTCGGTCGGGGAGCCGCGGGAGAGCTCGCTCGGCTACCTGCGCTTCGTGCTGTCCTTCCACAACGGCGACGACTCGTGGATGCCGATGCTGCGCGCCTCGGCCTTCCTGCGCGAGCATCCGGACCAGCTGCTCTACCAGTCGGTCTTCTTCGGCCAGCACGTGAAGTTCCAGTATCCGCTGACCGCGCTGGTGCCTCTGGACCTGCCGCAGCGCCTGCTGGGCCTGGAGCCCGAGACGGTGGTGGTCATCTTCAAGATCCTGTCGCGGCTGAGCCTGATCGCGATCGCGGCGGTCTTCCTCCGGCTCTTCATGGGCGCAGTGCAGTGGCCGTCCAGGCCGGGCGAGCCGCCGGCGCTGCCGGCCATCTCGCGCGGCACGCTGGCGGCCCTGAGCCTCCTGAGCGTCGTGCTCTTCTACCCCCTCCTGCGCTCCGAATACCACGGCCAGATCCAGACCGCGATGACGCTCGCCGCCGGCCTGTCCCTGCTCGCCTGGCAGCGCGGGCAGCCGCACCTGTCCGGGCTGATGATGGCCCTGTGCTGCATCATCAAGCCGCAATGGATCATCGTGGTGCTGTGGGCGGCATTGCGGCGGCAGTGGAGCTTCGCGTGGACCGCGACCTGGATCACCGGCGCCTTCGGCCTGGTGGCGATCGCCTTCTACGGGCTGCCCAACGTGCTCGACTACATCCCGGTGGTGTCCTTCCTCGGCCAGCACGGCGAGAGCTATTTCATCAACCAGTCGGTCAACGGCCTGGTGAACCGGCTGCTGTTCAACGGCGTGAACCTGGAGGGCGCGGGGCGGATCTGGTCCGGCACGGACTTCCCGCCGTTCCATCCGACCGTGTACCTCGCAACCACGCTCTCCTCGGCGCTGATCCTCGGCCTGGCGCTGTTCTGGCGGGTGCGCAAGCAACCGACCGCTGTGGACCTGTCGCTTGTCATGCTCAGCCTGACGGTGGCCTCGCCGATCGCATGGGACCACCACTACGGCGTGCTGCTGCACATCTTCGCGGTGCTGTTCCCCGTCGCGCTGCGGCGCCAGCCCTTCGGCGCAGCGACGCCGGCGCTGCTGTGGCTGGCCTTCCTGCTGTCGAGCGAATCCTTCGTCGGCGTCACCAACCTGCTGGCCGGCACGACGTGGAACGTGCTGCAGTCCTACCAGTTCTTCGGGGCGATGCTGGTGCTGGGGCTGCTGTACCGGCTGTCCTGGCAGGAACAGCAATCGCGCGCCGGCATGGGCTTCGGGGTACTGGCCGGCCTGGGCCGGACGGCCTGA
- a CDS encoding TetR/AcrR family transcriptional regulator encodes MPAPGSSKLSRAPQKGQQTKAVIVDAALNLAAQIGLEGLSIGALAEVTGMSKSGVFAHFGSREELQISVVREYHARFEQEVFYPAMQAPRGLPRLRALFANWMKRTSAEIDSGCIYISGAVEFDDRPGPVRDALAESVNTWLAAMLRAVLQAQEEGQLQADADAKQISFEIHALILALHYEARFLRSPESLARANAGFDNILARCATPEALAASASASESSRRLKPVR; translated from the coding sequence ATGCCCGCCCCCGGCTCCTCCAAACTTTCCCGCGCGCCCCAAAAAGGGCAGCAGACCAAGGCTGTCATCGTCGACGCGGCGTTGAACCTTGCCGCGCAGATCGGGCTCGAGGGCCTGTCCATCGGCGCGCTGGCCGAAGTCACCGGCATGAGCAAGTCGGGCGTGTTCGCCCATTTCGGCTCCCGCGAGGAACTGCAGATCTCGGTGGTGCGCGAGTACCACGCGCGCTTCGAGCAGGAGGTGTTCTATCCGGCCATGCAGGCCCCGCGCGGGCTGCCGCGGCTGCGCGCCCTGTTCGCCAACTGGATGAAACGCACCTCGGCCGAAATCGACTCCGGCTGCATCTACATCAGCGGCGCCGTCGAATTCGACGACCGGCCGGGGCCGGTGCGCGACGCGCTGGCCGAGTCGGTGAACACCTGGCTGGCCGCCATGCTGCGTGCCGTGCTGCAGGCGCAGGAGGAAGGCCAGCTGCAGGCCGATGCCGACGCCAAGCAGATCTCCTTCGAGATCCACGCGCTGATCCTGGCGCTGCACTACGAGGCGCGTTTCCTGCGCTCGCCCGAATCGCTGGCGCGTGCCAACGCGGGCTTCGACAACATCCTCGCGCGCTGCGCAACGCCCGAAGCGCTGGCCGCCTCCGCCTCGGCCTCTGAGTCGTCGCGCAGGCTCAAGCCCGTGCGCTGA
- a CDS encoding acyl-CoA dehydrogenase C-terminal domain-containing protein codes for MPAYTPPLRDMQFVMHEVLKVTDEFKALPKHAEVDADTINAVLEEGGKFAAEVTFPLNITGDEEGCVLDKTTHEVKTPRGFKEAYAKYVEGGWAALSCDPQYGGQGLPFVVNQCFYEMLNSANQAWTMYPGLSHGAYEALVAHGTQEQKKTYLPKLTSGEWTGTMCLTEPHCGTDLGLLRTKAEPQPDGTYKLTGNKIFISAGEHDMAENIIHLVLARLPDAPRGSKGISLFVVPKFNVKPDGSLGSRNGIYCGGLEHKMGIHGNATAQIVLEGASGTLVGEPNKGLAAMFVMMNAARLGVGNQSLGLTEVAFQNALAYAKDRIQMRSLSGVKAKDKEADPIIVHPDVRKMLMTAKAYAEGGRALAIFCTLLLDKEHHHPDEKVRKDAGELVALLTPIVKAFITDNGHISTNACMQVFGGHGFIKEWGMEQFVRDNRINMIYEGTNTIQSLDLLGRKVLGNNGATLKKFGKLVAKLVEEEGVNEKMSEFITPIAVLGEQLTKFTTELGFRGFQNPDEVGAAAVDYLRVAGHFVFGYMFALQARVALAAIAAGNTDTFYQAKLQTARFYFAKLFPETATLMRTARAGAAPLMNTDAALA; via the coding sequence ATGCCCGCCTACACCCCGCCCCTTCGCGACATGCAGTTCGTGATGCACGAAGTGCTCAAGGTCACCGATGAATTCAAGGCGCTGCCCAAGCATGCGGAGGTCGACGCCGACACCATCAACGCGGTGCTGGAAGAGGGCGGCAAGTTCGCCGCCGAGGTGACTTTCCCGCTCAACATCACGGGCGACGAGGAGGGTTGCGTGCTCGACAAGACCACGCACGAGGTGAAGACGCCCAGGGGCTTCAAGGAGGCCTATGCCAAGTACGTCGAGGGCGGCTGGGCCGCGCTGTCGTGCGACCCGCAGTACGGTGGCCAGGGCCTGCCTTTCGTGGTCAACCAGTGCTTCTACGAAATGCTCAACTCGGCCAACCAGGCCTGGACCATGTACCCGGGTCTGTCGCATGGCGCATATGAGGCGCTGGTCGCACACGGCACGCAGGAGCAGAAGAAGACCTACCTGCCCAAGCTCACCAGCGGCGAATGGACCGGCACCATGTGCCTGACCGAGCCGCACTGCGGCACCGACCTCGGCCTGCTGCGCACCAAGGCCGAGCCGCAGCCCGACGGCACCTACAAGCTGACCGGCAACAAGATCTTCATCTCGGCCGGCGAGCACGACATGGCCGAGAACATCATCCACCTGGTGCTGGCCCGCCTGCCGGACGCGCCCAGGGGCAGCAAGGGCATCAGCCTGTTCGTGGTGCCCAAGTTCAACGTCAAGCCCGACGGCTCGCTCGGCAGCCGCAATGGCATCTACTGCGGCGGCCTGGAGCACAAGATGGGCATCCACGGCAACGCAACGGCGCAGATCGTGCTCGAAGGCGCCAGCGGCACGCTGGTGGGCGAGCCCAACAAGGGCCTGGCCGCGATGTTCGTGATGATGAACGCGGCGCGCCTGGGCGTGGGCAACCAGTCGCTGGGCCTGACCGAGGTGGCTTTCCAGAACGCGCTCGCCTATGCCAAGGACCGCATCCAGATGCGCTCGCTGTCGGGCGTGAAGGCGAAGGACAAGGAGGCCGACCCGATCATCGTGCACCCCGACGTGCGCAAGATGCTGATGACCGCCAAGGCCTATGCCGAGGGCGGCCGCGCGCTGGCCATCTTCTGCACGCTGCTGCTCGACAAGGAGCACCACCACCCCGACGAGAAGGTGCGCAAGGATGCGGGCGAGCTGGTCGCGCTGCTCACGCCGATCGTCAAGGCCTTCATCACCGACAACGGCCACATCTCGACCAATGCCTGCATGCAGGTCTTCGGCGGACATGGCTTCATCAAGGAATGGGGCATGGAGCAGTTCGTGCGGGACAACCGCATCAACATGATCTACGAGGGCACCAACACCATCCAGTCACTCGACCTGCTGGGTCGCAAGGTGCTGGGCAACAACGGAGCCACGCTCAAGAAGTTCGGCAAGCTGGTCGCGAAGCTGGTCGAGGAGGAGGGCGTGAACGAGAAGATGAGCGAGTTCATCACGCCTATCGCGGTGCTGGGGGAGCAACTCACCAAGTTCACCACCGAGTTGGGATTCCGCGGTTTCCAGAACCCCGACGAGGTGGGCGCCGCGGCGGTGGACTACCTGCGCGTCGCGGGCCACTTCGTGTTCGGCTACATGTTCGCGCTGCAGGCGCGCGTGGCGCTCGCCGCGATCGCGGCCGGCAACACCGACACGTTCTACCAGGCCAAGCTGCAGACCGCGCGCTTCTACTTCGCCAAGCTCTTCCCCGAGACCGCGACGCTCATGCGCACCGCGCGCGCCGGCGCCGCGCCGCTCATGAACACCGACGCCGCCCTGGCTTGA
- a CDS encoding DUF2147 domain-containing protein — MRSLLLAAIAFASAGAAFAQMTPVGVWQSIDDKTGEAKSQIRIAESGSVLNGRIEKLLRKEAKQDAVCDECTDDRKGKPLVGLEIIRGAKKAEGKEVWEDGKILDPENGRSYTLRLTPIEGGKKLEVRGSVLGIGRTQTWVRVQ, encoded by the coding sequence ATGAGAAGCCTTCTTCTTGCAGCCATCGCCTTCGCGTCGGCCGGCGCGGCTTTCGCGCAGATGACGCCGGTCGGCGTCTGGCAGAGCATCGACGACAAAACCGGGGAGGCCAAGTCGCAGATCCGCATCGCCGAATCCGGCAGTGTGCTCAACGGCCGCATCGAGAAGCTGCTGCGCAAGGAAGCGAAGCAGGATGCCGTGTGCGACGAATGCACAGACGACCGCAAGGGCAAGCCGCTTGTGGGCCTCGAAATCATTCGCGGCGCGAAGAAGGCCGAGGGCAAGGAGGTCTGGGAAGACGGAAAGATCCTCGACCCCGAGAACGGCAGGAGCTACACGCTGCGGCTCACGCCCATCGAAGGCGGCAAGAAGCTCGAAGTGCGCGGCTCGGTGCTCGGCATCGGCCGCACGCAGACCTGGGTTCGCGTCCAGTAA
- a CDS encoding 3-hydroxyacyl-CoA dehydrogenase/enoyl-CoA hydratase family protein, with amino-acid sequence MSKFQVKKVAVLGAGVMGAQIAAHLVNMRVPVVLFDLPAKEGPKNGIVSRAIDNLKKLKPAPLGDASDAELIEQANYEDDLAKLGECDLVIEAIAERMDWKLDLYRKIAPHVAKHAILASNTSGLSITKLSEALPEALKPRFCGIHFFNPPRYMFLVELINTPTTEPQVLDQLEAFVTSALGKGVVRAKDTPNFIANRVGIAGMLATLKEVEKFGLTPDVVDDLTGKKLGRASSGTFRTADVVGLDTMAHVVKTLQDNLSAEADPFYANFATPPVLAKLLELGNLGQKTRAGFYKKAGRDILRFDLAKGDYVPSGEKADEVYGRMLKKPAAQRLKLLRESEGAQGRFLWAILRDSFHYAAVHLATIAESARDVDFAMRWGFGMKQGPFELWQEAGWAQVAKWIQDDIDAGEALSNAPLPKWVFEGPVAEAGGVHTPEGSWSASESRFVPQRRLPVHERQLFPESVLGSNSPDASQAGTTIQDEGDVRLWTLDGEVLIASIHSKMHAISPDVADALAAGVELAEREYKAMVIWSPDEMFSVGADLQAMLPAFVVAGIGAVEGAEQELQNVMLKIRYAGVPVVSAVRGMALGGGCELAIYSAKRVAAMESYIGLVEVGVGLVPGAGGLTYIARRAAENAAASTGSDLLPFLTEGFTAAAMAKVGTSALESKKLGYLLDSDVIVPNKDELLHVALQQAGAMADAGWRAPMRRRFKVAGRSGAATIKGQLVNMRDGGFISAHDFHIAGLIANVVTGGDVDAGSLVSEEYLMALERKAFCSLILHPKTQERIMGMLNTGKPLRN; translated from the coding sequence ATGTCCAAGTTTCAAGTGAAGAAGGTCGCCGTGCTCGGCGCCGGCGTGATGGGCGCGCAGATTGCGGCGCATCTTGTCAATATGCGTGTGCCGGTGGTGCTGTTCGATTTGCCTGCCAAGGAAGGTCCCAAGAACGGGATCGTGAGTCGCGCAATCGACAACCTGAAGAAGCTCAAGCCTGCGCCGCTGGGCGACGCGTCCGACGCCGAGCTGATCGAGCAGGCCAACTACGAGGACGATCTCGCGAAACTCGGCGAATGTGACCTGGTGATCGAGGCCATCGCCGAGCGCATGGACTGGAAGCTCGATCTGTACAGGAAGATCGCGCCGCATGTGGCCAAGCATGCGATCCTGGCCTCGAACACCTCGGGCCTGTCGATCACCAAGCTGAGCGAAGCGCTGCCCGAGGCGCTCAAGCCGCGTTTCTGCGGCATCCACTTCTTCAATCCGCCGCGCTACATGTTCCTGGTCGAGCTGATCAATACGCCGACCACCGAGCCGCAGGTGCTGGACCAGCTCGAGGCCTTCGTCACCAGCGCACTCGGCAAGGGCGTGGTGCGCGCCAAGGACACGCCCAACTTCATTGCCAACCGCGTGGGCATCGCCGGCATGCTGGCCACACTGAAGGAGGTCGAGAAGTTCGGGCTCACGCCCGACGTGGTGGACGACCTCACCGGCAAGAAGCTGGGCCGCGCGAGCTCGGGCACCTTCCGCACCGCCGACGTGGTGGGCCTGGACACCATGGCCCATGTGGTGAAGACGCTGCAGGACAACCTGAGCGCAGAGGCCGATCCCTTCTACGCCAATTTCGCGACCCCGCCGGTGCTGGCCAAGCTGCTGGAGCTCGGCAACCTGGGCCAGAAGACCCGGGCCGGCTTCTACAAAAAGGCGGGTCGCGACATCCTGCGCTTCGACCTGGCCAAGGGCGACTACGTGCCTTCGGGCGAGAAGGCCGACGAGGTCTACGGCCGCATGCTCAAGAAGCCCGCGGCCCAGCGCCTGAAGCTGCTGCGGGAGAGCGAAGGCGCACAAGGCCGCTTCCTCTGGGCGATCCTGCGCGACAGCTTCCACTATGCGGCCGTGCACCTCGCGACCATTGCCGAGAGCGCGCGCGACGTGGACTTCGCGATGCGCTGGGGCTTCGGCATGAAGCAGGGCCCCTTCGAGCTCTGGCAGGAAGCGGGCTGGGCGCAGGTCGCCAAGTGGATCCAGGACGACATCGATGCCGGCGAGGCCCTGTCGAATGCGCCGCTGCCGAAGTGGGTGTTCGAGGGCCCGGTGGCCGAGGCCGGCGGCGTGCACACGCCCGAGGGCTCGTGGAGCGCCTCGGAGAGCCGGTTCGTGCCGCAGCGGCGCCTGCCGGTGCACGAACGCCAGCTTTTTCCCGAGAGCGTGCTGGGCAGCAACTCGCCCGACGCCAGCCAGGCCGGCACCACGATCCAGGACGAGGGCGATGTGCGCCTCTGGACGCTGGACGGCGAGGTGCTGATTGCGAGCATCCATTCGAAGATGCACGCCATCAGCCCGGACGTGGCTGACGCGCTGGCGGCCGGCGTCGAGCTGGCCGAGCGCGAGTACAAGGCGATGGTGATCTGGTCGCCCGACGAGATGTTCTCCGTCGGCGCCGACCTCCAGGCCATGCTGCCGGCCTTCGTGGTCGCCGGCATCGGCGCGGTCGAGGGGGCGGAGCAGGAGCTGCAGAACGTGATGCTCAAGATCCGCTACGCCGGCGTGCCGGTGGTCTCGGCGGTGCGCGGCATGGCGCTGGGCGGCGGCTGCGAGCTTGCCATCTATTCGGCGAAGCGCGTCGCGGCGATGGAGAGCTACATCGGCCTGGTCGAGGTGGGCGTAGGGCTGGTGCCCGGTGCCGGCGGCCTGACCTACATTGCGCGCCGTGCGGCCGAGAACGCGGCGGCTTCGACCGGCAGCGACCTGCTGCCCTTCCTGACCGAAGGCTTCACCGCCGCGGCCATGGCCAAGGTCGGCACCAGCGCGCTCGAATCGAAGAAGCTGGGCTATCTGCTCGACAGCGACGTGATCGTGCCCAACAAGGACGAACTGCTCCATGTCGCCCTGCAGCAGGCCGGGGCGATGGCCGACGCGGGCTGGCGCGCGCCGATGCGCCGGCGCTTCAAGGTCGCCGGACGCAGCGGTGCCGCCACCATCAAGGGCCAGCTGGTCAACATGCGCGACGGCGGCTTCATCAGCGCGCATGACTTCCACATCGCCGGGCTGATCGCGAACGTGGTCACCGGCGGCGATGTCGATGCCGGCAGCCTGGTGAGCGAGGAGTACCTGATGGCGCTGGAGCGCAAGGCCTTCTGCTCTTTGATTCTTCATCCCAAGACGCAGGAGCGGATCATGGGGATGCTCAATACCGGCAAGCCGCTGCGCAACTGA
- a CDS encoding acetyl-CoA C-acyltransferase yields the protein MSKQLQDAYIVSATRSPIGRSHRGYFRNTRPDDLLATTLKAALAAVPNLDPKVIEDIVCGCAIPEAQQGLNVARIGAVLAGLPTSVGGITVNRFCASGLSAVQMAADRIRVGEAEVMIAAGVESMSMVPMMGNSPSLSPSIFERDGDVGIAYGMGLTAEKVAQQWKVSREAQDAFALQSHQRALAAQQAGEFADEITPIEVTDRTPDLDSGETVAKTRMVNLDEGPRPDTSLEGLAKLRTVFAARGTVTAGNSSQTSDGAGALILASEKACQQFDLKPLARFVSFASKGVPPQIMGIGPIEAIPAALRYAGLTQDAIDWIELNEAFAAQSLAVIDTLGLDPAKVNPMGGAIALGHPLGATGAIRSATVVHALQRRKLKYGMVTMCVGMGQGAAGIFERV from the coding sequence ATGAGCAAGCAACTCCAAGACGCCTACATCGTCTCCGCCACCCGCAGCCCCATCGGCCGCTCCCACCGCGGCTACTTCCGCAACACACGCCCCGACGACCTGCTCGCGACCACGCTGAAGGCGGCGCTTGCGGCGGTGCCGAACCTGGATCCGAAGGTCATCGAGGACATCGTCTGCGGCTGCGCGATTCCCGAGGCGCAGCAGGGGCTGAACGTGGCGCGCATCGGCGCCGTGCTGGCGGGTCTGCCCACCAGCGTCGGCGGCATCACGGTCAACCGCTTCTGCGCCTCCGGCCTGTCAGCGGTGCAGATGGCGGCCGACCGCATCCGCGTCGGCGAGGCCGAGGTGATGATCGCCGCGGGCGTCGAGAGCATGAGCATGGTGCCGATGATGGGCAACTCGCCATCGCTGTCGCCCTCGATCTTCGAGCGTGACGGCGATGTCGGCATCGCCTACGGCATGGGCCTGACCGCCGAGAAGGTGGCCCAGCAATGGAAGGTGAGCCGCGAGGCGCAGGACGCCTTTGCGCTGCAGTCCCACCAGCGCGCACTTGCGGCGCAACAGGCCGGCGAGTTTGCCGACGAGATCACGCCGATCGAGGTGACCGACCGCACGCCGGACCTGGACAGCGGCGAGACCGTCGCCAAGACCCGCATGGTGAACCTTGACGAGGGCCCGCGCCCCGACACCAGCCTCGAAGGCCTGGCCAAGCTGCGCACGGTATTCGCCGCGCGCGGCACCGTGACGGCCGGCAACAGTTCGCAGACCTCCGACGGCGCCGGTGCGCTGATCCTGGCGAGCGAGAAGGCCTGCCAGCAGTTCGACCTGAAGCCGCTGGCGCGCTTCGTCAGCTTTGCGAGCAAGGGCGTGCCGCCGCAGATCATGGGCATCGGCCCGATCGAGGCCATTCCCGCTGCGCTGCGCTACGCGGGCCTGACGCAGGACGCCATCGACTGGATCGAGCTCAACGAGGCTTTCGCCGCGCAGTCGCTGGCGGTGATCGACACCCTGGGCCTGGATCCGGCCAAGGTCAACCCGATGGGCGGCGCGATCGCGCTGGGCCATCCGCTGGGCGCGACCGGCGCCATCCGCTCGGCCACCGTGGTGCACGCGCTGCAGCGCAGGAAGCTCAAGTACGGCATGGTCACGATGTGCGTGGGCATGGGGCAGGGCGCCGCCGGCATCTTCGAGCGGGTCTGA
- a CDS encoding alpha/beta hydrolase family protein: MQPKTLTLEDGAQLALRRYEAVGPQRASVVIGGAMGVRQAFYEPFAGWLAQEGIDVWTFDYRGSGDSRPGGSRASLRGFEADLFDWARDYEAVIDAAKAARPDRPLYLLGHSLGAQLPGFLQRPQQVDGLVSIAAGSGYWRENAPRLKRSVLYFWFVLVPLATRLCGYFPGRRLRKVGDLPRGVILQWRRWCLNPRYSVGAEGEAAARSYGRVRFPVLALSITDDELMTLEGTQSLLSFYAGAPKAMQRIAPADVQARRIGHFGFFREQFSRDLWPRLADSLHRLATLTSSPAASVPQTTA; the protein is encoded by the coding sequence ATGCAACCGAAGACCCTGACTCTCGAAGACGGCGCCCAGCTTGCGCTGCGCCGCTACGAAGCGGTCGGGCCGCAGCGCGCGAGCGTGGTGATCGGCGGCGCCATGGGCGTGCGCCAGGCCTTCTACGAGCCCTTCGCGGGCTGGCTGGCGCAGGAGGGCATCGACGTCTGGACCTTCGACTACCGCGGTTCGGGCGATTCGCGGCCAGGCGGCAGCAGGGCCTCGCTGCGCGGCTTCGAGGCCGACCTGTTCGACTGGGCGCGCGACTACGAAGCCGTGATCGACGCCGCCAAGGCCGCCAGGCCCGACCGCCCGCTCTACCTGCTGGGCCACAGCCTGGGCGCACAGCTGCCGGGCTTTCTTCAGCGGCCGCAACAGGTGGACGGGCTGGTCAGCATCGCCGCCGGCAGCGGCTACTGGCGCGAGAACGCGCCGCGGCTCAAGCGCAGCGTTCTCTATTTCTGGTTCGTGCTGGTGCCGCTGGCGACGCGGCTGTGCGGCTACTTCCCAGGCCGGCGGTTGCGCAAGGTGGGCGACCTGCCGCGCGGCGTGATCCTGCAATGGCGGCGGTGGTGCCTGAACCCGCGCTACAGCGTGGGCGCCGAGGGCGAGGCGGCCGCGCGCAGCTACGGGCGAGTGCGCTTCCCGGTGCTGGCGCTGTCGATCACCGACGACGAGCTGATGACGCTGGAAGGCACGCAAAGCCTGCTGAGCTTCTACGCGGGCGCGCCCAAGGCGATGCAGCGCATCGCGCCGGCCGACGTGCAGGCCCGGCGCATCGGGCACTTCGGGTTCTTTCGCGAGCAGTTCAGCCGCGACCTCTGGCCGCGTCTGGCGGACAGCCTGCACCGGCTCGCGACCTTGACCTCGTCGCCGGCGGCCAGCGTCCCGCAGACGACTGCCTGA
- a CDS encoding acyl-CoA thioesterase translates to MSTHPLDKALALAHSDIRAGLFTGATSMDYWNMVGPFGGTTAAVMLQSVLKHPELLGAPVALTVNYAAALEAGAFELLAVPVRTNRSTQHWTIQMSQADAEGEPQVVSTGTAVTALRRETWGASDLPMPEVPPPMEVERLSIGPAKVAWIDRYEMRPISGAIPSRWDGSGDHSETRMWLRDAPPRPLDFAALAALCDCFYPRVWLRRARPVPIGTVSITTYFHVDAAQLAEVGDGHLLGRATGQQFRNGYFDQAAQLWSEAGALLATSNQIVYFKE, encoded by the coding sequence ATGAGCACACACCCCCTGGACAAGGCGCTGGCGCTCGCGCACAGCGACATCCGCGCCGGCCTGTTCACCGGCGCCACCAGCATGGATTACTGGAACATGGTCGGGCCCTTCGGCGGCACGACCGCGGCGGTGATGCTGCAGTCGGTGCTGAAGCATCCCGAGCTGCTCGGCGCGCCGGTCGCGCTGACAGTGAACTACGCCGCGGCGCTGGAGGCCGGCGCCTTCGAGTTGCTGGCCGTGCCGGTGCGCACCAACCGCTCGACGCAGCACTGGACGATCCAGATGTCGCAGGCCGATGCCGAAGGCGAGCCGCAGGTCGTGAGCACGGGCACTGCGGTCACGGCCCTGCGGCGCGAGACCTGGGGCGCCAGCGACCTGCCGATGCCCGAGGTGCCGCCGCCGATGGAGGTCGAGCGCCTGAGCATCGGTCCGGCCAAGGTGGCCTGGATCGACCGCTACGAGATGCGCCCGATCAGCGGCGCGATCCCGAGCCGCTGGGACGGCAGCGGCGACCACAGCGAAACCCGCATGTGGCTGCGCGACGCGCCGCCCCGCCCGCTCGACTTCGCGGCGCTGGCCGCACTGTGCGACTGCTTCTATCCGCGTGTCTGGCTGCGGCGCGCCAGGCCGGTGCCGATCGGCACGGTGTCGATCACCACCTATTTCCATGTCGACGCTGCGCAGCTCGCCGAGGTGGGCGACGGCCACCTCCTCGGGCGCGCCACCGGCCAGCAGTTTCGCAACGGCTACTTCGACCAGGCCGCGCAGCTGTGGAGCGAGGCCGGCGCCCTGCTCGCCACCTCGAACCAGATCGTCTACTTCAAGGAGTGA
- a CDS encoding enoyl-CoA hydratase, whose product MSDILVHTEAGVMTLTFNRLDKKNSITRAMYAELADAFEKAAEDSAVRAVLIQGDATIFSAGNDIGDFLNAPPSTPESPVFRFLHGIATFPKPLVAAVCGPAVGIGTTMLFHCDLVYAGDNAAFSMPFVNLGLCPEAASSLLVPQMFGYHRAAEALLLGEPFMAEAALEVGLVNRIVPPTEANAIAQAQAHKLATKPLSALIETKRLMKKAQQPAVLERMGEEGQSFGRMLREPAAKEAFTAFMEKRKPDFSKV is encoded by the coding sequence ATGAGCGACATCCTCGTCCACACCGAAGCCGGCGTGATGACCCTGACCTTCAACCGGCTCGACAAGAAGAACTCCATCACCCGTGCGATGTACGCGGAGCTGGCCGACGCCTTCGAGAAGGCCGCCGAGGACAGCGCGGTGCGCGCCGTGCTGATCCAGGGCGACGCCACCATCTTCAGCGCCGGCAACGACATCGGCGACTTCCTGAACGCGCCGCCCTCGACGCCGGAGTCGCCGGTGTTCCGCTTCCTGCACGGTATCGCGACCTTCCCGAAGCCGCTGGTGGCGGCGGTGTGCGGTCCGGCGGTGGGCATCGGCACCACGATGCTCTTTCACTGCGACCTGGTCTATGCCGGCGACAACGCGGCCTTTTCGATGCCTTTCGTCAACCTGGGCCTGTGCCCGGAGGCTGCGTCCAGCCTGCTGGTGCCGCAGATGTTCGGCTACCACCGTGCGGCGGAGGCGCTGCTGCTGGGCGAGCCCTTCATGGCCGAGGCGGCGCTCGAGGTCGGGCTGGTCAACCGCATCGTGCCGCCCACCGAGGCGAATGCCATCGCCCAGGCCCAGGCGCACAAGCTGGCGACCAAGCCGCTGTCGGCTTTGATCGAGACGAAGCGGCTGATGAAGAAAGCACAGCAGCCCGCCGTGCTGGAACGCATGGGCGAGGAAGGCCAGAGCTTCGGCCGCATGCTGCGCGAGCCGGCGGCGAAGGAGGCGTTCACCGCGTTCATGGAGAAGCGCAAGCCCGACTTCTCGAAGGTCTGA